Genomic segment of Patescibacteria group bacterium:
GATTTTTGAGATATTATGTTTTGGCGGGGTTTGTTTCTGGTCTTGCGGCATCTACTAAATATAATGGGGCGTCCATATTTATAGCTCTTATTTCTTATCATATACTTTTTGCCATTAAGGAAAAGGGGACTTCTAAAAGTATCCTTTTGTCAAAAAAGCTGGCAATTTCTTTTCTGTCCGCCATATTTGGTTTTTTAATAGGCACCCCCTACGCTATTTTGGATTTTAGAACATTTATCCAAACCGATTCGCCTAAGGGGGCTTTATGGCAGTTTTCCAGGCAAACGGGTATCGGTTTTTTTAAAAGATATGCAAACCTTGCGCTGATTGAACAAACTTTTAGAAAATATTCTTTTCTTTCGCTTGGAGTTTATGCAAGTCTGCTTTCTTTATGGGGACTTTTCTCCTGCGCAATTTTTAGATATAAAAAGGGTTTGGCGGGTGTACTTTCATTTACATGTTTTTATCTTTGGTATGTGGGGCAGTTTCCTCAATTCCTGTCGCAATATTTTAATCCGTTGTATCCTTTTTTGGCAATGTTTGCGGCGTATGGCTTTTTTGAAATTTTTGAGTTGCTTTCGCCATGCCGCAGAAAAATTTTTGTAGGGATAACCGTTGTTTTTTTAAGCCTTTCCTTTTGGCACGCCTTAAAACTTGTTTTTGTTTTTTCCACTAAAGATACAAGGTTGCAAGCGAGGGAGTATATTTATGAAAACGTGCCTGCGGGGGTATGGCTTGCTTTTGCTGGAGCGGATAAAATAGAGATAGAGGAATACAATGCTAAAGACAATATGGGGTATAACCTTAAGAGTTTATCCTTTTTAATAGACGCCGTAGGTAGACACGAAAGCGAAAGAACGGTAATAAACGCTTTAAAAAATGATTATAACATAGAATATGTGGTAGTTGGAGATTATGGGTTAAAGGATGTGTTAGGGCACCCTTACGCGCCTGGTTATGAGGACTATTCTTCCGCGCAATGGGCGGTTCAGAATTTGGAAGAGGTGGCAAGATTCAAACCTCGTTTTTACAACGAGCC
This window contains:
- a CDS encoding glycosyltransferase family 39 protein, coding for MEIRRHKILIIILLIGLVLRFSGLEWGHPFIFQPDEDTLVRGATGIRFDPNPHHFDWPTLQTYLLFLIISVWAKFTDILSFINIRPFIENIFPIWFDRPFVFYLLGRIISALAGSGSIVLSYLISKKIFNKKTALLAVFLLAISLQNIEDAHFATLDSTMTFWMLLSFYFSQKIYEKGFLRYYVLAGFVSGLAASTKYNGASIFIALISYHILFAIKEKGTSKSILLSKKLAISFLSAIFGFLIGTPYAILDFRTFIQTDSPKGALWQFSRQTGIGFFKRYANLALIEQTFRKYSFLSLGVYASLLSLWGLFSCAIFRYKKGLAGVLSFTCFYLWYVGQFPQFLSQYFNPLYPFLAMFAAYGFFEIFELLSPCRRKIFVGITVVFLSLSFWHALKLVFVFSTKDTRLQAREYIYENVPAGVWLAFAGADKIEIEEYNAKDNMGYNLKSLSFLIDAVGRHESERTVINALKNDYNIEYVVVGDYGLKDVLGHPYAPGYEDYSSAQWAVQNLEEVARFKPRFYNEPWVIVYKL